Proteins encoded together in one Benincasa hispida cultivar B227 chromosome 1, ASM972705v1, whole genome shotgun sequence window:
- the LOC120072397 gene encoding palmitoyl-monogalactosyldiacylglycerol delta-7 desaturase, chloroplastic-like, with translation MVSKEAKTMVKLPRRQWSKMDKGMAALYFFLHVLCILAPLHFNWGAFWIAFVLYIITGLFGVTISYHRNLSHRSFKLPKWLEYLFAYCGVHTLQGDPISWVSVHRYHHQFVDTDKDPHSPIHGFLFSHITWIFDSDSYTQKVCSKIVCDSNEEIIVREESRNNVGDLKEQVFYRFLHKTYLLHPIALAVLLYAVGGIPYVIWGMFVRTVMLYHVTFMVNSVSHIWGKQQWKNGGLSRNNWWLSLLLFGEGWHNNHHAFEYSAKFGLEWWQIDFGWYVIIFLEAIGLAHNVKVPSQSHKQRLAMNTQS, from the exons ATGGTGTCAAAAGAAGCAAAGACAATGGTGAAGCTTCCTCGAAGACAATGGAGCAAGATGGACAAAGGAATGGCTGctctttatttctttctacatGTGCTTTGTATTTTGGCACCACTTCATTTTAATTGGGGCGCATTTTGGATCGCATTCGTACTTTATATAATTACTGGTCTTTTTGGCGTCACCATTTCATATCATAGAAATCTCTCCCACAGAAGTTTCAAACTTCCTAAATGGTTGGAATACTTATTCGCTTATTGTGGAGTTCATACACTTCAG gGTGATCCAATCAGTTGGGTGAGTGTGCATAGATACCACCATCAATTTGTTGATACCGACAAAGATCCACACAGTCCTATTCATGGATTCTTGTTTAGTCATATTACTTGGATATTTGATTCGGATTCTTATACTCAAAAAGTTTGTTCTAAGATAGTTTGTGATTCTAATGAAGAGATAATTGTTAGGGAAGAAAGTAGGAATAATGTTGGTGATTTGAAGGAGCAAGTTTTCTATAGGTTCCTTCACAAAACATATCTTCTTCATCCAATTGCTCTCGCAGTCCTACTCTATGCTGTTGGTGGAATTCCTTATGTAATATGGGGAAtg TTTGTGAGAACTGTAATGCTCTACCATGTAACATTTATGGTGAACTCAGTCAGTCATATATGGGGAAAGCAACAATGGAAAAATGGTGGTTTATCTAGAAATAATTG GTGGCTGAGTTTGTTATTATTTGGAGAAGGTTGGCACAATAACCATCATGCTTTCGAATATTCAGCTAAATTTGGTCTTGAATGGTGGCAAATTGACTTTGGTTGGTACGTCATTATATTCCTCGAAGCCATTGGACTCGCCCATAATGTTAAAGTGCCCTCACAAAGCCACAAGCAAAGATTGGCGATGAATACTCAGTCTTAA